ACGCACGCACACACCTTtcatgtgtgtgttttgtgttaagttttatttttataaaaccattttcaagttatccaactttggcccctcatgttaggttagttattaagtaggccacaacctacttattttaAATTCACATTCCCCTTTATTAACTAGGCTAAACATttctagttaacttagcgggttcggggATATTTacgactaagtttattttaggtctcgttaactcgggccttttataaactttatttatcAATAGGCCTTTATTTAGCTTTTTATTAAATatcaggtttatttatttaaaaatcctaATTACTCACCgggtaaattttaccactaacggtactttacccgtcttttagtattaacggggtttgattaccaaacccgttttcggggtgttacaatattaTACTTGATTTAATGAAATTATCTTTAATCTTAATCAAATCTCTCCATTTATTAGTTTCAATTATATACATTTGGAGTATTTGATAGAAAACTTACGAAATAGCAAATGACAAAGTTCAAATATAAAACTACCAAAAAAATATATGTACGAAACTACCAAAGTACCAATCAAAAGTCAAAACTGATAACAAGAACCGTCCAATTAAAGTAAATTTGGCAGATCgagaaataaaaataattaagttCCAATTAAAGAAATTGTGATCACATTTATAATGCCTTGTTGTATTTAATAAACCAAGTATGTCACTTCACTAATAACCCAAGGGCAAGGGCATagtttgttacatatataatataaaCCACTTGGAAATTGGAATATAACTTAAGAAGCCAACCATTTCAAGACAGctaacaaaataatatatttttttaaataatacaaTAAAAAAACTAGACATTGAATTTTAGGCTTGATAGACATTCTAACTAGACATTGAAGTTAAGGGTTGATAAACATTCTAACGGGTTCACGTCTAAATTCCCTTGTCGAGTCGTGGCGTGATCCATGTGAGGCTTGGTAGACTCCTTTATGGTCTGGCTTGGTAGACTCCATGCACCCCTTTACGGTCTGGCTTGGTAGACTCCGAAAGAAGGGGATTCCGATCATAGGCTTTAGGCTTTGCACTTTGGAAGTACGTAATTTATTCATATAACAATGCTAACTGATATATCATATGATAAAATAGATTCTTGCCCAAGTTAGTGTATGTATACGTCGTCTTACCATAGTCGTATGTTCCATCTTCGTAGCGAGGAATGTGTTCATCATGAATGGCTTTCTCTGCATATTATGGACCACATCTGATATTTAATTTATAGTTTCAAGATACGTGGTAAAATCTATTCCTTGACTCATATGGTTTtattaaaacataagttttacaaaATTTGAAGATGTTCGTATTTGAATCAAAAGTTCAAATAAAAACGTGAAATAAAAGTTATGGAATTTGGAAACCAACTTTACTTCGAAATTCGAGTACAAATAATTAACTTCTTGTTCCCTAAGGCTATGTGTTATGGTTTTACTAGTTTTTATTATCAAGTCAAAAAAGGACTCTCACATCTCTACCATGTAGTCATGAGCTCTCACTCGCTTATTTAGTTATTTTCACATTCACGTGTGATGGTTTCACTAtttgtcatccattaaaataatatttatattagtTAAAAAGACaagaaaaatgtgtttttttgtCATTGGATAACACAATTACTTAccacatcatcagatttttcacaTTTGGTTTGTAGTGTGAAGGGAATCACGCCTCTTAGAGTTAGGTTGCAACGGTGTtaaaagagggggggggggggtggaggGTGTTAAAAGTCCTACATGTCCTCGGACGTTTGAAACCATAACACATGGTCTGAAATCTGAATGCAAAGTTGATAATGATAACCGATAAGTGTAATGATACCAAGGTTAGTAACATCTTAATTTTTTGTTACTCCAAAGTCCAAACTGAATGTAGGGATTAAGTGGAAGCCCAATATCTGTTATGGATTCATGGGTCAAAAATATAGCATCTTTCAACACAGCAAACTAAAGAGTAAAGAGGAGTATTGTTAATCCGGGCCTTAAGTAACCCAATATAGTTGTTGTGGACAAAATGACATGCAACAAATTTGTAAATCTTTTAAATATGaaaatcattatttttttttattttttttttaattttttttttttttacaaagcaatggcaggtagtcgggcaacaaattgcgccgccacccccttttgaatagaaaaaccaattctactaaatacaaagtttgaaacctttagcgacgaagaattactattaacgactttttaTTTGTGGTTTTCCAATTGATCGACTAGTGTTAGACATGATACTTAGAACTCGCAATCTTAATGAAAGTTGTGAGAAAAAAGTAACCACTATTTTAACCAAACAATGTTAATAAACTTTAGATAGGATTTAGTTTTTATATGAAATCACACAAGTTGTATAGTAAGCACCAGATAGTTTTCAAGATTTGTGTCGTTAAAAGTCAATAATTCAAAAATACAAGCCTCCCATATGTCGTTTTGTATTGATgcaagaaaaatatatttatacaaTCTATATATCTACCGAGATGACACATGCAAGAGAAAATAACTCTTATCAGATAAAGTTGCctatataaagtataaataaaagaGACTTAGtgatattttatatataaatagaAGTCATTAAGAAATCTCTAGTGCTCAGTTCCGGAAGCTTATGTCACATCTTCAAACGCCTAGGTGGATGGACGGTTCAGAGCTAGTGGTCTAGAATTCCAAATGCAACCGATGAAATGGTGGTGGTCCCCTCTCACACATTATTATATATAACATTTGAAAGTATGTCTTAGGAATAGTTCCTAAGACACAACCTCTAATTTTTAGTGTCTTTCTTAATTAAATTACAAATGTCATTCAACTTATGTGAATTTTTGTGTATTCAACCCTTCAACTTTTAAGATTGCCACTTACACCATCTAGCTTTATAAAAGTTTTGTAAAATGTCATTCTGTCCTCCTTGAGTtgttcgtgcttatttttatgtacgcgGGTCggatataatacgttttcgtgcttatcTTTATGCAcgtgggtcaaatataatacgtttccatgattatttttatgtacatttttTTGTTGTTCTACGTTTTGTTCGGAAACGAGTTGGGTCAAATAAAATATGTTTTCACTAAGCGTAATAAATTCAagttactttacgtttcgacTCCGTCGCAACGCATGCTACCATTCTTCAACGTAAAAAACACTATTTCTTacgcagtggcgaagcttgagatttccgactggAGGTGTgtaagtcaccggacctaaaaatttctataaaactgggggatcgaaaacgtatatacccaaaaaaatttatacgaaaactacatactctctactagtaagcgaaaagttcggggggtcggccgccccctcccgccccttaaaagcttcgcccatgtTCTTACGTGCGTATTTTTAAGTTTTGTGTTAAAAAtccaagttggtttacgttttgacgtaaattttctCGATTATGAGTCAGgtaaaatataatacgttttcgtgcatATATCCATGTGTGTTTTCAATCGTTCTACGTTTTAATGTAAATTTGTTAGAAAACGAGTAGGGGCAAATATTTGATACTATAAGTTCAACTTACTTTATATTTTGCCGCCATCGCACCGGTGCGACGAGTCAAAATTCTAGTTCAAATTTATATGTGCATCATATTGAACCTTTTTAAAAGAACATATATTTAAATTGTACGTAGCATTTGAGATGTTACAAGAAGATTGATTaagatatataaaaaatattaccACTCAATTTTCGAACGATTTTGTTTCTAAGCGTTTCTAAAAGAAGCTAGTCCGCTTCCGCTCTATTCACTCAATCTCACACTCCACGTGTCATTCCATCCAACGGCTGCACATCCACCGTTGATTTAGTTATATAACATCACCACTTCTCTTCTTCCTTATCACTTATCAGTCAAAACTGTTATCCGTTTCCGTTGTTTCCCCCTTttccactctctctctctctctctctcttactttctctctctaaaaaccatGCTTCTCAGAGCTCCACCGACTATCTTCTTGCGGACCGGCTCCGGCGAGAACTTCAGTGGAACTCTGATCTCATCGGCTCCCTCGACCATCGTTTGCGCAGCGGCCAAAGGCGGTTCTTCCAACAGTAAGCCGATCACAGGCGTTGTGTTTGAACCGTTTGAAGAAGTCAAAAAGGAGCTCAATCTTGTCCCTACGGTTCCTCAACAGTCTCTTGCTCGTCAAAAGTACGCTGATGAATCCGAAGCCGCCATCAATGAACAGATCAAGTAGTTTTTCTTACTCTCAATTTCTCATTTTTGTTCCTTCTGTTTATTAATTTTGTTATTAGGTTAAGTCATAAGTGACTGTTTATTGACTTTGTGTTTATATGTTATAATTGAAACCTTATTAGTTTGGTATTGGAATTTTAACGTGAGTTTAGAATGCACagtaggtgtttgatgaaatgattAGGAGAACATAAGGTCTAGTTATATGTGTATATGATTAGGGCTTGCTGTACATGATGTTTGATACATTTTTCTGTATTTAATTGTCTTATGTTTATCAGTTTGATTGGGACTGaacttttttttaattcatttttaagTTTTGTATACATTTGTTAAAGGATTGATGGTGACTTTGTTcttatttttatgatatatttctgttttctgtttgttttcaGTGTTGAGTACAATGTTTCATACGTGTACCATGCTATGTATGCCTACTTTGATAGGGACAATGTTGCTCTCAAGGGGTTAGCCAAGTAAGTTACTAAAATCGTTgtcatttttataaataaacttgtACTAACAATCGGTGGGACGGTGTTTGATCCGGCTATGCTACATGAATACGTGTAGATTCTTTAAGGAGTCCAGTGAAGAAGAAAGGGAACATGCGGAGAAGCTTATGGAATACCAGGTGTTTGATAATTTCCCTATAAATAGCAGTCTTTGTGCTTTGTGTTTCGTTATATGCTTGAGAACTTGATGCGTAGACTATTTGATCGTCACTGATTAAAATCGTCGAAATTTCTGTAAAACTTTCTGTTTTCAGAACAAACGTGGTGGGAAGGTGAAGCTGCAATCTATTTTAATGCCCTTGTCAGAGTTTGATCATGCTGAGAAAGGAGACGCACTATATGGTAAGTTCTTTGTTAATTGCTTGGTTCGGTAAATTTTTTCAACTATTTTGGATTGAATGATTATGGTTTTACTTCTTTGTTCTTGTAGCAATGGAGCTTGCATTGTCATTGGAGAAACTAACAAATGAGAAACTTCTACACTTGCACGCGGTATGACAATactttttttgcatttttttgtaTGCCCGCCAGTAAACCTGTTAATGGCTACTAATTAGGTGAAGATAAGGTTGGATTTGTGTTTCTGAATTGTGACATTTGATGAGAACAGGTGGCCAACAAGAAGAATGATGTGCAATTAGCTGATTTTGTTGAAAGCGAATTCTTGGGTGAACAGGTAGAATTATTGATTTCACTTTATATATTCTGATTCGATAAAGTGGTTATCTTTTCTCCTTTTTAAAAGGGGAGATTGATAGTATTTTCACTTTGTTAAAGGTTGAGGCGATTAAAAAGATATCTGAATATGTTGCTCAACTGAGAAGAGTCGGCAAAGGACATGGTATATTTAGTGCttaacattttttatttaaaGTTTGAGGCATCATCGATATACCATATGATCGCTAAAGGTAGTAATTTTCTTGAAATATCAGGAGTTTGGCATTTTGATCAAGCGCTTCTTAACGATGGTGCTGCTGTTTGAACAATTATGAAGGTTTTTTGGGGTTGTTTCGGATGAGGGATTAGTTGCTATTAACATTTTGGTTTGTTCTACACCAGAATTGCAATATGGAGACTGTATAGTTCTTTATTTCCCTAAATGCTTTGATAATCTTGACGCTATTTTGGTTCAATTGTAAGAACGCCAGATTTGGGTTCGTAATCTGTGGTTATATATTGGAATTTGAATAATATGAACCATGAAAATTGAGGCTTATGTATCATGGTCAGGCTTATGTAACATTATTGGTTTGTTCTACACCAGAATTTCAATAAAGAATAGGTATTAAAACAGGTTCACCCGTTATATTCACATTTATTGTGGTAGTGGGATGGATGGCAACAGTGTTGGCGGTGATAGCGACGGTGGTGATGTGACAACGTTTGTAATGGTGGTAACGCCATTGTGATGGCTACACTGGTGGATGAATACCGGCCATTTGTGGTGGTGGTAATGTGGCGATAGTTAGAATTACAAAAAAAATTGTCTTTCAAAAgttgtttttataattttttttgaacggtgagaATCTTTAATTTGTGAGATATATCTCACACCCTCCTAAACAGAGGGTTCTAACCCCACTCTGGcaagactatgttgtcttaactgGGTTCACGCTGACGTCAGAGTTTGGCTAATAGCGTTCCCCGGGAAACCATGGATCATGATTGATGACTAGTAGTATTAATTGGTTTTGAAAGatgaattaattaaactaaagtagagTTGGTTTTATATGCAAGTGGTTTAGTTTTTTTCTTTAATAATCATACAATATTACAAAGTGGTTTAGTTTTTTCTCTAGTAATCATACAATATTATAAAGTGGTTCGATGGGGGATAAAAAGCTGGAAAGCGAATGACAACTAAATTTGATATCACACCGTGTCCTTCCGATAATGATGACACGTGGAGGAAAAATTATTCGATTTAATCACTAGAAAGTCACACCAAATATTCGAACCTACCACATGGCAAGACGAATATGGTTTTATCAAGAGTTACTATCATTGGTTTAATATTTTAAGAAAGGTATATTTGGTATGATAATGGGTACAAACACAAGAAATTAATCGGCCACAACATATGCATGTCCCACTTCTAAATGAATATAATCAAAGGTGCATTAATACATATCATGTCAAAGGCCACTCCATACATGGTTAAGCTATGAATCAAATTCAACCAAAAACAAAAGTATTTTTATGTGATTAACTTTTCTTCACAATCATGCTAAACTTTTTTTTCacaagagaaaaatgcccggatagtccctgtggtttcgcattttttcacctatagtccccaactttctaaaattacctgaatagtccccaacttttcattttttgttcccggatagtccctgggtctaacttcagtttgttt
Above is a window of Helianthus annuus cultivar XRQ/B chromosome 14, HanXRQr2.0-SUNRISE, whole genome shotgun sequence DNA encoding:
- the LOC110904870 gene encoding ferritin-2, chloroplastic, whose product is MLLRAPPTIFLRTGSGENFSGTLISSAPSTIVCAAAKGGSSNSKPITGVVFEPFEEVKKELNLVPTVPQQSLARQKYADESEAAINEQINVEYNVSYVYHAMYAYFDRDNVALKGLAKFFKESSEEEREHAEKLMEYQNKRGGKVKLQSILMPLSEFDHAEKGDALYAMELALSLEKLTNEKLLHLHAVANKKNDVQLADFVESEFLGEQVEAIKKISEYVAQLRRVGKGHGVWHFDQALLNDGAAV